TTGGTTAGTGATGTGTCCGGTCcgtagtgataaaaaggttggGGAccactgatataaatgaatgatgatgacattttatgttttgtgacagtttttattcagaagatttaataaaagagggaagtattttaagtattgtttatttattttgtattgatACGTAACCTCACTGTATTCGTTTCTAATATTCGCTATTACATTATAGCATGACGTTTGTGTCATAGGTGGTTCTgcgtggtgggagggggggacccaaataaaattctgcttagggcccccaagGGGCTCGGGCCGACACTTCCCCCAAGACCCCAGAAATTGAGAGTTGTATTCATGACCCCTGTAAGACATGTAAAACAAGCTCATTAAATCACATTAGCTGTTCTCACTGttaactttgaacatggctgagagtcacaagataGCAAATCAGTTTATCACTTTTAGTATGACGTATACTGGCTGGAAATTTGTTTTGTATGTATTGCCCAAAACCTTGttacaataatttaaatatgGTACAATGAgagtattaaataaaataaccagATATTTGTGGTCCAGAACAAATCATATTCTCCTCAAAACAGCAACACTTTTGACTAGTCTTGATTTTACTTGGCAGATCTGAAGTTTCAAGATAAATTCATCATCCAGTAAAACACCCAGAAATTTGACTCGTTCTAAATCAACACTGTCAATAATTATTTGATTGCAttgttttctaatttattgcGGTTTTGCAAAAATCgtgaattttgttttatctaaattTAATGACAATTTATTAACTTTGAAccaatgttttagttttttcatttctatagTGGCCTCCTTTGTGagttgttggatttttttttctctaatacAGAAGATGCTAGTATCATTTGCAAATATATATTTGAGCAAGTTTattaatagaactttattgatctcacaatgtaGAAATTCACTTCTGAATTTTAACCCATCGTCACTGTgcggtgcctggggagcaatctggggttaagggtcttgctcagggacccggaGTGCCGGCTGTGGAGATCGAACCTGgcacttgcaaccttctcagagcgcaagtgcgccgctctaaccactaggacaACACTTTCCAAGTGTGATACATGGAATATCTTATTTATATACAAATTAGAAAGTATGGGGTCCTGCATAGACTCATGCGGGACCCcacaaatttatatttaacaattCTGTTTTGTGATTAGCTATTTCTTAATGCTACCCCATAAATCCATACATTTCCAGTTTTTTAGTAAGGTTTCATGATTGGTGGAATGAAATGTTTTCTTGAGATCAAGAAATACACCCGTTGATAATTTACTTTTATCCATTCTTTCTATGATTTCTTCTGTTAACtgcatcagaatcagaatcaagtttaatcaccaagtaggtttgcacttacaaggactTTGACTTGGTGTTGGTGGTGcaggcaaaataaaatagaatagatatatatacagaagctgtatacactcagtaaactgtgcgttaatgtaatgcAGAGGCTTGTAAGTcgtgaacgggggagagagacagtgtccagtgtcacaggcggctcttggccttgttcataaggctggtagcagatggaaaaagctgttcttgtggcgtgaggttgtggtcctgatggactgcagcctcctgccagagggaagtgactgaaatagtctgtgactggggtgaagggatcagccacaatcttccctgcacgcctcagagtcctggaggcgtacaggtcctggagagatggaagattgcagccaatcaccttctctgcagacctgatgacacgctgcagtctgcccttgtccttagcggtggcaccagagtaccagatggtgatggaggaggtgaggatggactcaatgatggaggagtagaactgcaccatcattgtccttggcaggttgaatttcttcagctgccttcttcaggaagtccatcctctgctgggctttcttggtgagggagtcgatgttcagctcccactttaggtcctgggagatgatagttcccaggaagcggagtCAGTGCCATTGATGGTGATCTGTTTCCTCTGAGACCATGTTGACACTGTCAGGTTGGCAAtgctatataattaaaaaatccAGACTTTTACTGTTCTCTATTGTATAAGAAACAGTTAAAACTAAACACTAAGAAAAATTAGTTAAATCATAGAATTAAATCTAACTTAATTACTTAGATATATCTTTATTaaatgtgcctcagttcagAATGAGATCAATGTCCTTTCTAATtttatgtgtttcagtgtttacTGCAGATGTTGCTCAGAAGCGGATTGTTAAAGAAGATTCTTTAGACCAAAGACCTCGTGCCGACCTGCATCAGCCAAGTCCCCCTCAAAtaaaggaggaagagaagggagtctacatcagtctgccaggagaggagctcaatgggaaggaggtgattaatgccatcaggctTCCAGTTGCTGCTCCAATAAAgactctggatgatgaacagtctccactgctctcacagctttatccagaccaaattaaagccAGAGAATCCGTCAGGATaaaagatcatggagatgctttcatttctttagagactgaagacactgagaaggatgaagaggacagtgatgtagaacacAGTCTCTCTGGGCTAAAagacttgtcagactctggacaTAAGACatgttctacagagaagaaaaatgtggattcAGGAATGAAAGTCCAGAcaggagtgaagcttagctGCCAAGACTgtagtaaaacatttattggaaaatacgctttaaacaaacacataagaatccacataggacagaagcctttctatTGTGATCTATGTCAAAAAAGTTTTGGCCGAAAAGcagatttaaacacacacatgagaatccatacaggacagaagcctttcggttgtgatctatgtggaaaaagttttagccaGACATCAATTTTAAATAGACACATgacaatccacacaggacagaagcctttcagtTGTTGTCTATGTGGAAAAGATTTTAGGCAAACATCAACTTTAAATAgtcacatgagaatccatacaggacagaagcctttcagttgtgatttatgtggaaAACGTTTTAGCCAAACATCAGTTTTAAAGAGACACATGAGTattcatacaggacagaagcctgtcggttgtgatttatgtggacaAACATTTATTGACAGCGGAGGTTTGAAGAcccacatgagaatccatacaggacagaagcctttccgttgtgatctatgtgaaaaaagttttagcCGAAAAGCACATTTAGAAatacacacgagaatccatacaggacagaagcctttcagttgtgatctatgtggaaaaagttttagccaaaaatcaagtttaaatatacatatgagaatccatacaggacagaagcctgtcggttgtgatttatgtggacaAACATTTATTGACAGCAGAGGTTTGAAGAcccacatgagaatccatacaggacagaagcctttctgttgtgatcaatgtggacaaagatttatccGAAAAGATACTTTGAATACACACATAacaatccacacaggacagaagcctttctgttgtgatctatgtggaaaaagttttagccaaaaagcttatttaaaaagacacaagagaatccatacaggacggAAGCCTTTCGGTTGTTAtctatgtgaaaaaagttttagccaaaaatcaaatttaaatatacatatgagaatccatacaggagagaaaatgTAACTGCGATGAAAACCAACTCAAACACAGCTGTAGTTTGCTGACAGATGTTCGTGTGTTGTCATCAAACGCACAAGGTTTTCATTTGGTAGTTTCCGCATTTCTATTGTAGCTAATGTTTAGAGTTgtgttaaaacatttcaaggttattgtttttttttttcagactgagCACTAGCACATCCTGGTTACAGCAGTCTGCATAGATTGACAACATCTAGACtcatcaagctaatgtaaacaGTGGCCACAGGATGTGCCCTGACACGTCATTTCATGTTGATCTTTCACAACAGCGACCTCTAGCTTCCTAAGTTAGCCATTTGAATCATAATTATTTCCAGGAgaaataataacattaataaataaGGTGACTTAGACAAATTTATTATGATTTTGTATGCACAGGGTGTATACTAAAACATTTCTTTGCATACAATTTGCGACAGTGTAGTGAGATTGCATTAGGAATAtatataacattacaatataaaggaCAGCACTGTTCAGAATGTGACAATGtaggagaaaagaaaattaaaataatggcGCAAAAAGCCATTAATATGAAAGAGTTCAGTGTTGTGCAAATATGGTGGAAAATGCCGTAAAAACGGTGAGTTGTATCCTATTTAAATGGACTATCAAAGTTTGGCGACGTTGTTAGTGCAAAATAATGGTGTGagtgtgatgcagagtccagtttagagttcaataGTCTGATGGCATCAGGGAAAAAACTAAATCCTTCCTTTCCTGCGGCTCCCATATGATACATTTATactgagacataaaacactttctatAGTAGCTCTGTAGAAGTACTTTAacagtttagtggaaagtctagtccttttcagtttcctgatgAGGAAGAGCATCTGAACCTTGCAGGACATCAGCCCTCAAGAATTTGAGTTTGAGACAGTCGGTTTAAAGTCTCTCCTCTGTGTTCTAAGATAACACTGAACTAAACATGTAttagtggaaaataaaatgttaatgtatccaaagacaaaagaaagatTCATAACATTTACCACGTGTACTGTGGTTGATTTTCTAGGGGCTTGAGTGGAAACGTATTAATCTTTTGGAAGTCTGAAACCCAGAGAGTGAAGCTCTGAAGCTCAGTTAATTGGGTAAATGAGAAGTTCAAGGATTATTCAAAAACCTAAAGGGGGAGGAACTGTGGTGGGAGTAAAGAGGTTTAAGTAGAGgttaaataatttccctctgggattattgaAGTATTTTTGATTCTGATAAGACTAGGAGACAAAGACTTAAAGAAAACTACTTTGGTACTTCTTATTCTTAATGAAGAAACAATCAATCAGTTACTCTAGGATCCATAGTGTATCCTGTGAAATCAACGTGTGTCAGAGGTCTGGACATGTTGCAGCAGTCTGCAGGGTGAAGGGAGGTGAGGTAAATGTGGCAAAGAACATGATCAATCTCAATGTACAAATGATAATGTGAATGATGTAGGTATTCAGAAAAGGACAGGATCACCCAacccaaaaaataacaaacccttaaatatatatatatgtggccCATTTCAGAATTGCGGGTACATTTCAAGtttggacaaaataaaaaatttaaaaaattttttttagtaaaacctttttcattCCCATAGAGAATACTTAAAATTTAATACTTCCAGTATTTGCCAAGCTTAAACATGtaagatttaaaatatttaatcttaaAATCATCGTAGTAACAGTAAAATCTGTCAACTCTGTTGCAGACAAATTAGGGTAAATATTTATAGTTCTCAaatgtaatacattttaaaaccatgtcTTTCCTAAGAGAACTTTTGTCTTTACATCCACTAATTCAACTTTAAGTTTTCTAAGATAAAGACTCTTTTTTTCAGGAGTAAAAACATTGACACATTTAATTGGAAAGTTACCAAAACTGTTTGCATTTTCTCTAAATATAGCTccaaaaatgaatgaaatgctTTGAAATTTCATGTAGTGTTAACaataatacatattttattatatattttttttaaacaaaacttggTGAAACAGAGTTGACGGTGATGTGAACAGAGTTGACATGAATAACAGAGTTGACAAACCATGCGTAAAAGGCCAAAAACCTTAACAttgaaactttttaaatgtagaaatatttcatagAACATCTGAAAATCTATAAATTCATCAATCTGAGcaataacaacacaacaaaataacaacTGTTGCCCCCTTACTCCCTTGAAAAATTATTCACTGGCGATTTCAGCCCATATTTCTTTGTCTATTTAAACATAGCGCCCTGTCACTTGGGTTGGTTGTGAGATGATTCTGACAACATCATCAATGGGATACCACAAAGTGTCATCACGGTTTGGCCAGtagaagcaatttttttttttccccaccttgTGCATGCATGTGACTTTTGCATGTGTCTTATTGACCTCAACAATGGTCCCAGGATAAAAGTCATCATCATATTTAATGACACACCACTGTTCAATCACATCTTTGCTCTCCCACTTAATTTCTCCTCTTGTTTGTTGCTCTTCAGCGGTATCAGAGAGGACGGgctgaacatcaaattcaaatcTCTGTCAGTTGTGACATGTA
The Fundulus heteroclitus isolate FHET01 unplaced genomic scaffold, MU-UCD_Fhet_4.1 scaffold_62, whole genome shotgun sequence DNA segment above includes these coding regions:
- the LOC105922282 gene encoding gastrula zinc finger protein XlCGF57.1; this encodes MRSMSFLILCVSVFTADVAQKRIVKEDSLDQRPRADLHQPSPPQIKEEEKGVYISLPGEELNGKEVINAIRLPVAAPIKTLDDEQSPLLSQLYPDQIKARESVRIKDHGDAFISLETEDTEKDEEDSDVEHSLSGLKDLSDSGHKTCSTEKKNVDSGMKVQTGVKLSCQDCSKTFIGKYALNKHIRIHIGQKPFYCDLCQKSFGRKADLNTHMRIHTGQKPFGCDLCGKSFSQTSILNRHMTIHTGQKPFSCCLCGKDFRQTSTLNSHMRIHTGQKPFSCDLCGKRFSQTSVLKRHMSIHTGQKPVGCDLCGQTFIDSGGLKTHMRIHTGQKPFRCDLCEKSFSRKAHLEIHTRIHTGQKPFSCDLCGKSFSQKSSLNIHMRIHTGQKPVGCDLCGQTFIDSRGLKTHMRIHTGQKPFCCDQCGQRFIRKDTLNTHITIHTGQKPFCCDLCGKSFSQKAYLKRHKRIHTGRKPFGCYLCEKSFSQKSNLNIHMRIHTGEKM